One window of the Ureibacillus sp. FSL W7-1570 genome contains the following:
- a CDS encoding NADPH-dependent FMN reductase, producing the protein MTETTLNIGIILGSTREGRVSPQVGNWIKEIADNRKNAKFEIVDIDDYDLPFLGKAEPSDPRIVKWNEKLASLDGFIFIVAEYNHSITGALKNALDLAREVWNNKAAGIVSYGSVGGARAAEHLRGILGELAVADVRTHPAFSLFTDFENMTKFKPADHHKEVVDDMLDQLLKWTAALKTIRNNY; encoded by the coding sequence ATGACAGAAACGACATTAAACATTGGCATCATCTTGGGAAGCACACGGGAAGGCCGCGTAAGTCCACAAGTGGGAAATTGGATCAAAGAAATTGCGGATAATCGGAAGAATGCAAAATTTGAAATCGTGGATATTGATGATTACGACTTGCCATTTTTAGGAAAAGCGGAGCCATCAGACCCCCGGATTGTGAAATGGAATGAAAAATTGGCAAGTTTGGACGGGTTTATTTTCATTGTGGCGGAATACAACCATAGTATTACGGGAGCTTTGAAAAATGCCCTCGACTTGGCCCGGGAAGTTTGGAATAACAAAGCGGCCGGCATTGTCAGCTACGGTTCGGTAGGAGGGGCAAGGGCAGCGGAACATTTGCGGGGAATTTTGGGCGAACTGGCGGTGGCCGATGTGCGTACGCATCCTGCATTTTCGCTTTTTACGGATTTTGAAAATATGACAAAATTCAAACCTGCCGACCACCATAAAGAAGTGGTGGATGATATGCTGGATCAGTTGCTTAAATGGACTGCGGCTTTAAAGACGATAAGAAACAATTATTAA
- the epsC gene encoding serine O-acetyltransferase EpsC: protein MKLDNWINEGVPNIANSLLDVHKSYFPIEQSIGFEGQEKIIKILKNFRKVLYPCFCDIYKDELRLETNIGNILRSTALDLKDIISKVLENSGESKPEEKAEEIVIDLVNKLPQIREILQTDIQAAYNGDPAALSLEEILFSYPSITAITIHRIAHELYEAGVPIIPRIMSEHAHSLTGIDIHPGAKIGEYFFIDHGTGVVIGETSTIGKNVKIYQGVTIGAKSFPLDEHGNPIKGIKRHPDIGDNVIIYAGATILGGDTKIGHDSIIGGNIWLTQSVPPYSRIYNSQPLPNIKQKKE, encoded by the coding sequence TTGAAATTAGACAATTGGATAAATGAAGGGGTTCCGAACATCGCCAATTCATTGCTTGATGTTCATAAAAGTTATTTTCCAATTGAACAGTCCATTGGATTTGAAGGACAAGAAAAGATTATCAAAATTTTGAAGAATTTCCGCAAAGTGCTATATCCTTGCTTTTGCGACATATATAAAGATGAACTCCGGTTGGAAACAAATATAGGAAACATTTTAAGATCAACAGCACTCGATTTAAAAGACATTATTTCGAAAGTGCTGGAAAACAGCGGTGAAAGTAAACCTGAAGAAAAAGCGGAAGAAATCGTCATTGACTTAGTCAATAAATTGCCGCAAATCCGTGAAATCCTACAAACAGATATACAGGCGGCATACAATGGCGATCCTGCAGCCTTATCATTGGAAGAAATTTTATTCAGCTATCCTTCCATCACAGCCATTACAATACATAGGATAGCTCATGAACTTTACGAGGCCGGGGTTCCGATTATCCCAAGAATCATGTCTGAGCATGCCCATAGCTTGACTGGCATCGATATTCACCCTGGAGCCAAAATCGGGGAGTATTTCTTCATTGACCATGGAACTGGAGTAGTCATTGGGGAAACAAGCACCATCGGGAAAAACGTAAAAATTTATCAAGGTGTGACAATTGGTGCGAAAAGCTTCCCATTGGATGAACATGGAAATCCGATTAAAGGAATCAAACGCCATCCTGATATTGGGGACAATGTCATCATTTATGCGGGGGCAACGATTCTTGGCGGAGATACGAAAATCGGCCACGACTCCATCATTGGAGGAAACATTTGGCTCACCCAATCCGTTCCGCCGTATTCAAGAATCTATAATTCCCAACCGCTGCCAAACATTAAGCAGAAAAAAGAATAG
- a CDS encoding rhodanese-like domain-containing protein, which translates to MPLKKITPEQLMQKMQRKEQLVVLDVRDQEKYNNFHIEGDNIQSINIHKKEIFGLEENKEKELPALPRGSEIIVTCTTGNSATKCATILAEQDYDVAVLEGGLTAWKEYLKMGNQKEK; encoded by the coding sequence ATGCCATTGAAAAAAATCACGCCTGAACAATTAATGCAAAAAATGCAACGAAAAGAGCAACTTGTGGTATTAGATGTCCGGGATCAGGAGAAATATAACAATTTCCATATTGAAGGGGATAATATTCAATCGATTAATATCCATAAAAAAGAGATTTTTGGACTGGAAGAAAACAAAGAAAAAGAACTTCCCGCGTTGCCGCGAGGGAGTGAAATCATCGTCACTTGCACAACCGGCAACTCAGCAACGAAATGTGCAACCATTCTAGCTGAGCAGGATTATGATGTCGCAGTTTTAGAAGGGGGACTCACGGCTTGGAAAGAGTATTTAAAAATGGGGAATCAGAAAGAGAAATAA
- the ltrA gene encoding group II intron reverse transcriptase/maturase gives MLLNQILSRENMLQALKRVEQNKGSHGVDMMPVQNLRQHIVENWLSIKEAILKGTYEPMPVRRVEIPKPDGGVRLLGIPTVTDRLIQQAIAQVLSKVYDPTFSENSYGFRPNRSAHDAVRKAKEYIRDGHRWVVDMDLEKFFDKVNHDRLMGTLAKRIQDKPLLKLIRKYLQSGVMINGVVSSTLEGTPQGGPLSPLLSNIVLDELDKELERRGHKFVRYADDCNIYVKSKRAGLRTMASIQRFIEGKLRLKVNEKKSAVDRPWKRKFLGFSFTYHKEPKVRIAKESLKRMKNKVREITSRKMPYPMEYRIQKLNQYLVGWCGYFALADTKSIFLELDKWIRRRLRMCLWKNWKKPKTKTRNLIQLGVPQWQAYEWGNTRKSYWRISNSPILHRTLGNSYWRNQGLESLEARYENLRQ, from the coding sequence ATGCTTTTGAATCAAATCCTGTCACGGGAGAACATGCTTCAAGCACTAAAACGTGTAGAACAGAATAAAGGAAGCCACGGAGTAGATATGATGCCCGTACAAAACCTACGACAGCACATAGTCGAAAACTGGCTATCTATTAAGGAGGCAATTCTCAAGGGAACTTATGAACCAATGCCAGTCCGCAGAGTCGAAATCCCGAAACCTGACGGCGGTGTTCGTTTACTAGGAATCCCTACCGTAACAGACCGTTTGATTCAACAAGCAATCGCCCAAGTACTTTCAAAAGTGTATGACCCTACATTCTCTGAAAACAGCTACGGATTTAGACCAAACCGAAGTGCCCATGATGCGGTGAGGAAAGCGAAAGAATATATAAGAGATGGACATCGATGGGTTGTAGATATGGACTTGGAGAAATTCTTTGATAAGGTCAACCATGACAGATTAATGGGTACACTCGCGAAGAGAATCCAAGATAAACCATTACTGAAATTGATTCGTAAGTATTTACAATCGGGAGTCATGATTAATGGTGTGGTGTCAAGCACATTAGAAGGAACTCCACAAGGAGGACCATTAAGTCCGCTACTATCTAACATTGTACTAGATGAACTAGATAAAGAATTGGAAAGAAGAGGACACAAATTCGTTCGATATGCGGATGACTGTAACATTTACGTGAAAAGTAAACGAGCAGGACTTCGCACAATGGCAAGCATTCAACGATTCATTGAAGGAAAACTACGACTGAAAGTAAATGAAAAGAAATCAGCGGTCGACCGTCCATGGAAACGTAAGTTTCTAGGATTTAGCTTTACCTATCATAAAGAGCCAAAGGTTCGTATCGCAAAAGAAAGCCTTAAACGAATGAAGAATAAAGTTCGTGAAATCACATCACGCAAGATGCCCTACCCGATGGAATACCGCATTCAGAAACTGAATCAATATCTAGTGGGATGGTGTGGATATTTTGCGTTAGCAGACACCAAATCTATATTCCTTGAATTAGATAAATGGATTCGTAGAAGACTTCGAATGTGTCTATGGAAGAACTGGAAGAAACCGAAAACAAAGACACGCAACCTTATTCAGCTTGGCGTACCACAATGGCAAGCGTATGAATGGGGAAATACTCGGAAGAGTTATTGGCGTATTTCAAATAGTCCAATATTACACAGAACCCTTGGTAACTCCTATTGGAGAAACCAAGGGTTGGAAAGTCTTGAAGCTCGTTATGAAAACTTGCGTCAATGA
- a CDS encoding PFL family protein: protein MNFEIHEMLETIRMVRTENLDIRTVTMGINLRDCADSDFDKMKQKIYDKITHYAKDLKPTAEKVAKEYGIPIINKRIAVTPIADLLGNATKEQAVELAKTLDRAAVTLGIDFIGGYSALVHKGIAKGDQVLFDALPEALASTERVCASVSVGTTKAGINMDAVRQMGEIIKETAELTKEQSGLGCAKLVVFCNPVEDNPFMAGAFLGSGEGEVVLNVGVSGPGVVLNALKRYPDADLGEVAEIIKKTAFKITRAGELIGREVAKRLGVPFGIMDLSLAPTNAMNDSVAEILEEIGLERVGTHGTIAALALMNDAVKKGGAMASSYVGGLSGAFIPVSEDNGMIRGIEEGALSLSKLEAMTCVCSVGLDMIAITGDAPASTISAMIADEAAIGMINKKTTAVRVIPVPGAKEGDMVEFGGLLGRAPVIGVNPFSSDKIIRRGGRIPAPLQALGN, encoded by the coding sequence ATGAACTTTGAAATTCATGAAATGTTGGAAACCATCCGGATGGTCCGGACAGAAAATTTGGACATCCGTACAGTGACAATGGGAATCAATTTACGGGATTGCGCGGATTCCGATTTCGATAAAATGAAACAAAAAATCTATGATAAAATCACCCATTACGCAAAGGATTTAAAACCTACCGCTGAAAAAGTGGCAAAAGAATACGGCATCCCGATCATCAATAAACGGATTGCCGTGACGCCAATCGCCGATCTTCTAGGCAATGCGACAAAAGAACAGGCTGTGGAACTTGCAAAAACATTGGACCGCGCCGCCGTTACCCTTGGCATCGATTTTATCGGCGGTTATTCCGCCCTTGTGCACAAAGGGATTGCGAAGGGAGATCAAGTGTTATTTGATGCTCTTCCAGAAGCCTTGGCATCCACTGAGCGGGTTTGCGCTTCCGTTTCTGTCGGCACAACCAAAGCCGGCATCAACATGGATGCTGTACGTCAAATGGGCGAAATCATCAAAGAAACGGCTGAACTGACAAAAGAACAGTCCGGCCTTGGCTGCGCAAAACTGGTGGTGTTCTGCAACCCCGTGGAAGATAATCCGTTTATGGCCGGCGCTTTCCTCGGATCCGGCGAAGGAGAAGTCGTACTCAATGTCGGCGTTTCCGGTCCGGGGGTAGTACTCAATGCATTGAAACGTTATCCGGATGCGGATTTGGGAGAAGTGGCCGAAATCATCAAGAAAACCGCCTTTAAAATTACCCGTGCCGGAGAGTTGATCGGACGAGAAGTGGCAAAACGTTTAGGCGTTCCGTTCGGCATAATGGATTTGTCCCTTGCACCAACGAATGCGATGAACGATAGTGTGGCTGAAATTCTTGAAGAAATTGGCCTTGAGCGCGTTGGAACCCACGGCACCATTGCCGCCCTTGCCTTAATGAATGATGCGGTGAAAAAAGGTGGTGCCATGGCTTCATCCTATGTGGGCGGTTTAAGCGGCGCCTTCATCCCAGTCAGCGAAGATAACGGCATGATCCGTGGAATTGAAGAAGGCGCATTATCGCTATCCAAGTTAGAAGCAATGACATGTGTATGTTCCGTCGGTCTTGACATGATTGCCATCACGGGCGACGCACCTGCCAGCACCATTTCCGCAATGATTGCCGATGAAGCGGCCATCGGAATGATCAATAAAAAAACGACTGCTGTCCGTGTCATCCCTGTGCCTGGAGCGAAAGAAGGCGACATGGTGGAATTCGGAGGCCTTTTGGGAAGAGCACCTGTCATCGGGGTCAATCCGTTCAGCTCCGACAAAATCATTCGCCGTGGCGGACGCATTCCGGCCCCTTTGCAAGCATTGGGAAATTAA
- a CDS encoding ACT domain-containing protein, with translation MRKAIVSVIGKDQVGIIAKVTTVLADRNINILDISQTILQDFFTMMMVIDVTNLKDLESLQQELNELGKSIGVVITVQLEEIFRAMHRV, from the coding sequence ATGAGAAAAGCAATTGTCAGCGTTATCGGAAAAGACCAGGTTGGAATTATCGCAAAAGTGACAACTGTACTTGCAGATCGAAACATCAACATTTTAGATATCAGCCAAACGATTTTACAAGATTTCTTCACCATGATGATGGTCATTGACGTGACAAATTTAAAAGATCTTGAATCCTTGCAGCAGGAACTCAATGAACTTGGAAAATCAATCGGTGTTGTCATTACTGTACAACTTGAAGAAATTTTCAGGGCAATGCATCGCGTGTGA
- a CDS encoding YceI family protein: protein MAKWVIDKAHSEIGFEVKHMMVSKVRGHFDSYDAEIEADDLTDLTNAKISFAFDVASINTKLEDRDNHLKSADFFDAEKYPKITFQSTEIKKTGDSEYEVTGNLTIKDVTKPVTFEVEFNGKGKNPWGVEVYGFEAETKINREDFGLTWNAVLETGGVLVGKDVKIKAELEVNPAN, encoded by the coding sequence ATGGCGAAATGGGTTATTGACAAAGCTCACTCAGAAATTGGTTTTGAAGTGAAACATATGATGGTATCAAAAGTGAGAGGGCATTTTGATTCTTATGATGCGGAAATTGAAGCGGACGATTTGACAGATCTTACAAATGCAAAGATTTCATTCGCTTTTGATGTGGCAAGCATCAATACAAAATTGGAAGATCGGGATAATCATTTGAAATCTGCAGACTTCTTTGATGCGGAAAAATATCCTAAAATCACATTCCAATCAACGGAAATCAAGAAAACAGGCGATAGCGAATATGAAGTGACAGGAAACTTGACGATTAAAGATGTCACAAAACCGGTAACATTTGAAGTGGAATTCAACGGTAAAGGAAAAAACCCTTGGGGCGTTGAAGTGTACGGCTTTGAGGCGGAAACAAAAATCAATCGTGAAGATTTCGGACTTACTTGGAACGCAGTGCTTGAAACAGGTGGCGTGCTGGTAGGAAAAGACGTGAAGATCAAAGCCGAATTGGAAGTGAACCCTGCAAACTGA
- a CDS encoding amino acid permease: protein MKNQLFRKLPLDQLLNKQGTAHFNKSMNASDLIALGVGAVVGTGIFILPGTVAAEHAGPAIVFSFIFAAIVCAFSALCYSELSSAIPVAGSAYTYSYVIFGELIAWIIGWSLLLEYGLAVAAVATGWSAYFQSLIEGFGIHVPKALSGPLNPSEGTFINLPAIFIIVLLAAILSLGIRESNRLNKIMVFIKLGIILLFIFVGVFYVKPENWQPFAPFGFKGILTGAALVIFAYLGFDSVSSAAEEVKNPQRNMPIGIIGTLVICTILYVAVSLVLTGMVPYTELNVGNPVAYAMELANLDWVFGIISLGAVISMMTVIFVMMYGGTRLVYSFARDGMLPKVLSEIHPRLKIPLKNTWIYALFVSIFAGFIPIDKLAELVNIGTLVAFAAVSIGVIYVRKMKIPGLKDGFKVPLYPIVPILSFILCVFMITQLSSFTMFTCFIWMLIGLFVYFVYGRKHSILNK, encoded by the coding sequence ATGAAAAATCAATTATTTCGGAAATTACCATTGGATCAGTTGTTGAATAAACAAGGCACGGCACATTTTAATAAATCGATGAATGCTTCTGATTTAATCGCTCTTGGGGTTGGAGCAGTTGTCGGCACAGGAATTTTCATTTTGCCTGGTACGGTGGCCGCTGAACATGCAGGCCCCGCCATTGTTTTTTCGTTTATTTTCGCGGCGATTGTATGCGCTTTTTCCGCCCTTTGTTATTCCGAATTGTCTTCAGCAATTCCGGTTGCCGGCAGCGCATATACATATTCATACGTCATTTTCGGCGAGCTCATTGCCTGGATTATCGGATGGAGCCTGCTATTGGAATACGGGCTGGCTGTTGCGGCAGTGGCAACCGGTTGGTCCGCATACTTCCAATCCCTCATTGAAGGGTTTGGAATTCATGTACCTAAAGCTCTGTCCGGACCATTAAATCCATCCGAAGGCACCTTTATCAATTTGCCGGCGATTTTCATCATCGTCCTTTTGGCCGCCATTTTATCTTTGGGGATCAGAGAATCCAACCGCTTGAATAAAATCATGGTGTTCATTAAACTGGGGATCATTTTGCTGTTTATTTTCGTCGGAGTGTTTTATGTGAAGCCTGAAAACTGGCAACCATTCGCTCCGTTTGGCTTTAAGGGGATTTTGACGGGTGCGGCATTGGTGATTTTTGCGTATTTGGGGTTTGACAGCGTGTCCTCTGCTGCGGAAGAAGTCAAAAATCCACAGCGGAATATGCCGATTGGAATTATCGGAACCCTTGTGATTTGTACAATTTTGTATGTGGCTGTTTCCCTCGTTTTAACGGGAATGGTCCCATATACGGAATTGAATGTCGGAAACCCTGTTGCCTACGCGATGGAATTGGCAAATCTGGATTGGGTGTTTGGAATCATTTCCCTCGGTGCGGTAATCAGCATGATGACGGTCATTTTCGTGATGATGTATGGAGGGACCCGTTTAGTGTACTCCTTCGCCCGGGACGGAATGCTTCCAAAAGTGCTGTCAGAAATCCACCCACGACTTAAAATTCCATTGAAAAACACATGGATTTATGCGCTGTTTGTATCTATTTTCGCCGGTTTCATACCAATCGATAAATTGGCGGAGCTTGTAAATATCGGAACTTTAGTCGCTTTTGCCGCTGTTTCCATCGGCGTCATCTATGTTAGAAAAATGAAAATTCCAGGATTGAAAGACGGATTTAAAGTGCCTTTATATCCAATTGTGCCGATTCTGTCATTTATCCTTTGCGTATTCATGATTACCCAATTATCTTCCTTCACAATGTTCACCTGCTTCATTTGGATGTTGATCGGTTTATTCGTCTATTTTGTGTATGGAAGAAAGCATAGCATATTGAATAAATAA
- a CDS encoding methyltransferase domain-containing protein produces MNDAEFDRFLHIETCGIKNGIYQSPHYNRYEPTPYSALEELLKHYTIDENDTIIDFGCGLGRVGIFLHYKTNASVIGIDMNEQFIKEAIKNREHFCKKFRKKEEGMHFLCCLAEEYQIQPAENKFYFFNPFSLPIFMKVLHHIMRSTEEKKHTVDVILYYPSLDYLDYLNRYTPFEKLKEIPIPSLHEKVWSERFVIYRLQ; encoded by the coding sequence ATGAACGACGCGGAATTTGATCGATTTCTTCATATTGAAACCTGCGGAATAAAAAACGGCATTTACCAATCCCCCCATTACAACCGTTATGAGCCCACCCCTTATTCCGCCCTGGAGGAATTATTGAAGCATTATACCATCGACGAAAATGACACCATTATTGACTTTGGATGCGGTTTGGGTAGAGTTGGCATTTTTCTTCATTACAAAACCAATGCGTCAGTCATAGGCATTGATATGAACGAACAATTTATCAAAGAAGCGATCAAAAACCGGGAACATTTTTGCAAAAAATTCCGGAAAAAGGAAGAAGGAATGCACTTTCTTTGCTGCCTTGCCGAAGAATACCAGATCCAACCGGCAGAAAATAAATTTTATTTCTTTAATCCCTTCTCCTTGCCGATTTTCATGAAAGTGCTGCATCATATCATGCGCTCGACGGAAGAAAAGAAACATACGGTGGATGTGATTTTATATTATCCATCCCTTGACTACCTGGATTATTTGAACCGCTATACCCCTTTTGAGAAGTTGAAGGAGATTCCAATCCCGTCACTTCACGAAAAAGTGTGGAGCGAACGTTTTGTCATTTATCGTTTGCAATAA
- a CDS encoding DUF1450 domain-containing protein, with product MKNRVEFCVSNEAYAHPDVYDVLEQREDVVVEDSGCNSYCEICECHYYALVNGEPVVADSAKELLEKIEEELSLNPIK from the coding sequence TTGAAAAACAGGGTGGAATTTTGCGTATCGAACGAAGCTTATGCCCATCCGGATGTTTATGATGTGTTGGAACAGCGGGAAGATGTCGTTGTGGAAGATTCGGGTTGCAATTCCTATTGTGAAATTTGCGAGTGTCATTATTATGCCCTTGTCAACGGCGAACCGGTTGTGGCGGACAGCGCCAAAGAATTGCTGGAGAAAATCGAGGAAGAATTGAGTTTAAATCCGATTAAATAG